From Bacteroides uniformis:
TATAGTTCTTTAAGAAATTCCTTTTATCTTTCATTCCCGTTTTCTCCATGATTTCTTTAGCAGAGAGAGTGTTGTTCCCAATAGCAGACAACAGTTTTCCTAACTGTGGGGTTACTGTGGGGTTACTATAGGGTTGCTGTGGGGTTGCTGTGGGGTCTTGTCCTACTGTAGTTCTTGTATAATGAAACACAATCCATACAGCATTGCCGTCGGTATGAAACTCCGGATCCGGAATACCGACACGGCGACATTCGTTTACCATAAGGGCTATGCCACGTCCCCAACTCTCCAATACTGCACTTTTGTACAGCACATTGGCTACTATCAGATTTTGTGGTTCGGAATTGTGGCCACCCAACAGTTTCTCAATGGTAATATCAGGCGGAAATGTTCCGCTGTTTTCAATCTCCACGCGGTCATCATAGATAGCAATCCCGACTGAACTGCCGGGGCGATGGTAAACACGATGTGCAAAAGCATTTATGCAACATTCTCTCAATGCCTTATATGGCACATTCAGTTCCTCTTCTCTGTACAAACCTTCAATTTTACCGGAAAGGGACAAATGCTTGAAGAAAAATGCCATTGCAGCATCCAGCAAGTTGAATATATTGCCTGTCACACGCTGATTATCTAAAAATTCATCTTTTGTCGTTCCTTTGAACCGGGCTAAACGGAGCAGACATTGGGGATAATGGTAGAAGTTTCGTCCGAATAGGACAACGGAAGCATTGTTCAGCTTTCCATCATTCAACAAGTCAAATTTTTCAAGGATGGTTCGGACATCCTCCTGCATAGAACCTTCCGGCAAACGTCCGCCTCTGATTCCTCCACGTACTGCGCCCAAGATTGCCGTTTCGTCAAGGTCGGATATTTTCAAGCCGGGATTTTGCATGGAATCCCAAGCATAGGTTCCGCCTCGCTGCATAACCAACAGGTTGTATATACCCTGCGGCATGGCAGATGTAACGCTCTCTATCCGTTGATAAGCCCTCCCCTTATAGGTGAACGGGCGCATATATCGTTGTTCTTCCGCTGATAAAGCTATAACACTTTTGTTCGTTCCCGGAATGTCTGTATAGGATATATCAATGGTCGCAAACGGCTCGATTCGTCTGATGGTTTCAGCAATATCGCGCTTCGTCTTGTCGCTCACTTCCTGACCGATAATCTTTCCCTTGTCGGTT
This genomic window contains:
- a CDS encoding ATP-binding protein; the protein is MKIDNLEILNGLIAGAEGGTVEFKETTGQLERGIETLCAFLNGTGGTVLFGVTDKGKIIGQEVSDKTKRDIAETIRRIEPFATIDISYTDIPGTNKSVIALSAEEQRYMRPFTYKGRAYQRIESVTSAMPQGIYNLLVMQRGGTYAWDSMQNPGLKISDLDETAILGAVRGGIRGGRLPEGSMQEDVRTILEKFDLLNDGKLNNASVVLFGRNFYHYPQCLLRLARFKGTTKDEFLDNQRVTGNIFNLLDAAMAFFFKHLSLSGKIEGLYREEELNVPYKALRECCINAFAHRVYHRPGSSVGIAIYDDRVEIENSGTFPPDITIEKLLGGHNSEPQNLIVANVLYKSAVLESWGRGIALMVNECRRVGIPDPEFHTDGNAVWIVFHYTRTTVGQDPTATPQQPYSNPTVTPQLGKLLSAIGNNTLSAKEIMEKTGMKDKRNFLKNYIHPAINSGLVLSLYPVGSKSPQQKYYLTDKGKGFLQQ